From a region of the Bacillaceae bacterium S4-13-56 genome:
- a CDS encoding outer membrane lipoprotein carrier protein LolA, producing the protein MKKRFLFLIFASLMLILSACGDQSKEDVIEGLENKLENLNSYKTEAKMTLKTGEEEQQYNIEVWHKKPEYYRVMLKNNRDEKGSQIILRNDDGVFVLTPALNKSFKFQSDWPFNSSQPYLYASLVDDILKDPEATFEATEDHYVFTTKTNYQDNKSLPKQEIYFDKKSYAPAKVRVLDKDNNTLVEVTYAGFEFDKSFEDNAFDMETNMTSGVDGVPVMANGDGEQLAQELTVLYPLVTPEGTELEEEKQVQLENGERVILTFKGDKNFTLIEEYKEVQPTSASQTVNVEGDPVNLGFTMGALKEKSLEWSYKGMDFVLASEDLTQEEMIEIAQSVTGQGVK; encoded by the coding sequence GTGAAAAAGAGATTCCTCTTTTTAATTTTTGCCTCTCTTATGTTGATTCTAAGTGCATGTGGGGATCAATCTAAGGAAGATGTCATAGAAGGTTTGGAAAACAAACTAGAAAACCTTAATAGTTATAAAACCGAGGCGAAAATGACACTGAAAACAGGAGAAGAAGAGCAACAATATAATATTGAAGTATGGCATAAAAAGCCAGAGTATTACAGAGTAATGCTTAAAAACAATAGAGATGAGAAAGGAAGCCAAATCATTCTTCGAAATGATGATGGGGTATTCGTATTAACTCCTGCGTTAAATAAGAGTTTTAAATTCCAAAGTGACTGGCCATTTAATAGCAGCCAACCTTATCTCTATGCCTCTTTAGTGGATGATATTTTAAAAGATCCTGAAGCAACATTTGAAGCTACCGAAGACCACTACGTCTTTACTACTAAAACGAACTATCAAGATAATAAGAGTCTTCCGAAACAAGAGATTTACTTTGACAAAAAGTCCTATGCACCGGCGAAGGTGAGAGTGTTAGATAAAGACAATAATACCTTGGTTGAGGTGACTTATGCAGGTTTTGAGTTCGATAAGTCATTTGAGGACAATGCCTTTGATATGGAAACGAACATGACTAGTGGTGTTGATGGTGTTCCTGTAATGGCTAATGGGGATGGAGAGCAATTGGCTCAGGAATTAACTGTACTTTATCCATTAGTTACTCCTGAGGGCACTGAACTAGAAGAAGAAAAGCAAGTTCAGTTAGAAAATGGAGAGCGTGTGATTTTGACCTTTAAAGGTGATAAAAACTTTACTCTTATAGAGGAATATAAAGAGGTTCAGCCGACGAGTGCCTCTCAGACAGTAAATGTCGAAGGTGATCCTGTAAATTTAGGATTCACGATGGGAGCTTTGAAGGAAAAATCTCTAGAGTGGAGCTATAAAGGAATGGATTTCGTGCTGGCAAGTGAAGACCTAACTCAAGAGGAAATGATTGAGATTGCCCAATCTGTGACAGGACAAGGAGTAAAATAA